ACCCAACTCCAGCAACGCGTCGTTGTAGTTGCCACCCACGCCGATACCCGCAGGCCTCCAACAGCCCGAAACGGACAGCACCAGAATACTCGAAACCACAACCGCACCGAGCAGGCCCCAACTCACGTGCCGAAATCGCACCATTTGCTCCCCCATGAACCCTTTGTTTCACCAACCCCTACCCGATCAGGTCGCGAACTAGCCACCCGTCGCGCAAAGAACTAACACCACGACCCCGGCAAGACCACCCTTCCGTAACGCCGTTGCGAGTATCTATTCCACTTGTCGCCCTTCGTCAAGCGAATCTGGTCTCACTTTCATTCAAACAAAAACAGGGCCGCTCCGTGACGGAGCGGCCCTGTGTCTACTATCCGGTTCGGGATAAATTGCTAGAACTTGTACTCGATGGCGATCGTGAAGGTGTTGAAAGAGTCCTCACCTTCTTCGGTTATGACATCCTTGAAACTCTCACCGGGACAGGCGCCCTCACAACCGAATGAATCCCACACACCGTGGACCTGCATCCAACCGCCGGGAACATTGTAGACGACCGCCAATCCGCTGTTGGTCACCTCGGAGCTTCCGCCGTCATAGTCGATATCGGCGGTGTTGTAGAGCGGAGCCACGTAGATACCGCCTTCGCCCTTGCTTCCGCCCATCATGCCGCTCTTGGGCCCCCACAGCCATATCCGTGCCGCAAGCCGAACGTCCGAAGCGTCGACGTCAACACCACTACCCGGATCCCTCTCATAGGTGGCGAAATTGGCGGAGAACGACAGCCACTTCAACGGGGACCACCCCAAGCCGTGGGACACGTACGTCGTGTCGGCGTTCACGGCACCGATGTTGATCAAGTTCGGCCTGTTCGCCAAGTTGGGGGTACGGGCTCTCACACCGGACGACGTATCAGTATGGGCTTGGTAACCAATGCTGTACGAAAGGCTCGATACGGAAAGGCCGCCCATTCCCTTGGCCTTCGCGAGAGGCTTCAGACCCAGTGCGAAACCTACGCTATTGCCGTCGTCTCCCGCGCCTGTTTCGCTCTGATTGTCCTGGCCCCACGCCAGTTGCAGGTGACTGATCTGGGAAATACCCATGCCGGGCAACTTCTTCCAGGACAGCACGAAACTTCCGTCTTGCTGTCCGCCGATGCCCAAGCCATCCAGAAGGGGGGTGTCTTCCGTACGGAAAGCGCCTGCCTGCGTATTACCCGCAAAGCTCGGGCTGTAGCCGTAGCCGAAGCTCGGGAGCCACGGGTTCAACTTGTCGAAATTGATGTATCCGTCACCACCGAAGGCGGTGCCATCGCTACCATCGTTGAGCAGCCAGGTGACCGCATAAAACCCCTGCTGGGACGAGACGTTGATCGTCGGCCGAAAACGCCGCATGCGCAGCTCCAGGTTCTGGTAGCCAGCCTCTGGATTCTCGTTGCTCAGCCACACAGTGTGGTAGACCTGCAGCCGCTGCGTGAAACGGATGCTCCAGTTGTTGTCCGCCGCGGCAATCGTCAGACCACCACCGGGCTTATACTTGAACGACGGCCCCTTCATCTCGGCCGCCAGAGCACTCTCCTGATTCTGCTTCAGTTGTGCCAGCTCCCGTTCCAGGACTTGAATCCTCGCATCCACGTCAGACGCTTGGACCGGCGATGCCGCAAGCACCATGCCTGCCGATAAAACCAAGGCACCAGCGAAACCGAGCGCCTTCTTCAACACGTTATTCATGACCTCCTCCTTGGTAACGAGATTATGGTACGTCAAACTGATCCTGCAACCCTTGTTTCTGCTCTAGGCTTTCTACGTTTTTCCCCGTCGCTATACAATTGGCGTTATGTACTGTTTTCCTTCTATCGGGGGTCCATGGCCCCATATCCGTAGTACCCAGGTTGTACTTTTGGGGTCAATCCGCTAAGAAATTGACTTTCGCCCGAGAGGCGTCCGAGGAGACGGAACCATGGCACCCATAAAGGTGGTTTTAGCCGACGATCATACACTGTTTCGCGAGGGATTGAAACGGCTTCTGGCGCGGCAACGGGACCTGCTGGTGACCGGCGAGGCGGAGCGGGCGGAGGAGGTAGGACCGGCGGTGGTGACGGGGCAGGCGGACGTGCTGCTGCTGGATCTCCGGATGCCTGGGGGTGAAGCGGTCCAGACGTTGCTGCGGCTCAGGCAGGAGCTCCCCGAAACCGGCTGCCTGATCCTTACCGCGTACGAGGATCCGGACAGCATCGTCGATACCGCCAAGGCCGGCGCCAGGGGCTACATGCTGAAGGACGCCGCGCCGGAGGCGCTGTTCCAGGCCATCCGGACGATCCACGAAGGCGGTCTGTGGATCGACGAGAAGCTGCCCAGGGCGGCGGAGTTCGCTGCCATTGCCGCGGCGCAATACAACGCGGAGCCGCCCCCGGACGAGATGCCCGGGCTCAAGAGCCTCTCCCGGCGTGAACTGGAAGTGCTGACCCTCTTGGCCGACGGATGCAGCAACGACGAGATCGCCAACCGGACGTTCATCAGTGAGCGCACGGTCCGGGCGCACGTGACCAGCATCTTCGCCAAGCTCAGGGTGGACAACCGCGTCAAGGCCGCCCTAGCGTTCCTGCGGGACCCCCCCACGCCGCCCGTTTCCCTCTCTCCTCGTCGACCCGGCGGACCACCGCGAGGCCGATGACGAAGAAGACCAGCACCACGGCCATGCCGGCGCGCTGGGAGCCGAAGAGGCGCGTCAACTCGCCCAGCAGGAACGGCCCCATGAAGGCCGTTGCCTTGCCCGAGAAGGCGAAGAGTCCATAGAACTCGTTCCTCTTGTCCTCGGGAACGAAGCGGCCCATGAGGGAGCGGCTGGCCGCCTGGTTGGGGCCGCCGCACAGGCCGATGAGCAGACCCGCCGCCCAGAAGAGCGCGCGCCGGCCGGTGAGCAGGGCGGTCACGGTGGCGGCGATGAAGCCCAACAGGCTGATCTGGATGGTGCGCTTTCCCCCCAGCCAGTCGTCCACGAAACCCAGGCCGAAGGCGCCGGCGCCCGCGGCCACGTTGAGCACGATGCCGAAGAACAGGAGCTCCTCGAAGGTGAAGCCGAAGGTGCCGGCGGCGTAGATGCCGCCGAAGGCGAAGATCGTGTTGAGGCCGTCGGCGTAGAAGAGGCGGGCAAGGAGCAGGCGGAAGATGTCCGGGTAGCGGCGGATCTCGCGCAGGGTGCGGACAAGCTGGCGCGCGGAGTCGGCGAGCGGCGCGCCCGAGGCGCCGGGGCGGGCCGGGCGCTCGCGCACCCACAGGAACAGCGGCAGGCTGAACACGGCGAACCACCCGGCCACCAGCAGGTTCGTGGCGCGGAGGTGCTGGTAGCCTTCCTTCGAGAAACCGAACCACGGGGTGTCGGCGTCCACGAAGCCCACCAGCGCCATTCCCAGGGCGCTCAGGCCGCCGACGTAGCCCAGAGCCCAGCCGTAACCCGACACGCGCCCGATGCGGTCCGGCGCGGCGATGTCCGGCAGGAAGGCGTTGTAGAAGACCCCGCCCATCTCGAAAGCGATATTGGCCACGGTGAACCAGAACAGCGCCTTGACCACCTCTCCGGGCGTGGCCGTGTAGAGGAGCGTCGTGCCGAGGACGGCCACCAGCGTGAAGAACCCGAGGAAGCGTTTGCGGTAGCCGCCGCGGTCGGCGAGGACGCCCAGGAACGGGGACAGCAAGGCCACCGCGACGGCGGTGATGCTGACGCTCCGGGACCACAGCCAGGTGCCGGTGACCTCGTCGGGGGCGATGACCTTGGTGAAGAACGCGGCGTAGATGAACGTCACCACGAGGGTGGTGAAGGCTGAGTTGGCGAAATCGTAGAGGCACCAGGCGAGGATGGTGCGGCGGGGGGTGGGCATGGGAGGGGATAGTACATGCGAAAAGGGGGTGGATGCCAGCGTGCGCGCGGTGGGGTGGGGTGGGGTGCGCGGGCATCGGGTCAGGCCCTCCCGGTAATGGAGGGCGGACCCAACATCACCGGGAGGGCCTGACCCGATGCCCGGGACGGGGGTGACTCCAACGTCGTTCCGAGCTTGACCCTGGATTCGGTGGGGTGGCGGAGGTCCGGTGTATTGAAAACACGCGCGGAATGGGCTGGAATGTAGGTATGAACTTTGGAATCCGACAGGAGGGATCCATGAATTGCGCACGGCGTATCCGGCGGTCGATGGTGGCCGCGCTTTTTGTCACGGCACTGCTTGCGACGGCGGGGACGGCCTTGGCGCTCGACCCGGTGTTCGCGACCTATCTCGGCGGCGCCATCCGGGGGTACGACCCGGTGGCCTACCATACCGAGGGCAAGCCGGTGGCGGGCAAGCGCGCCCATCGGGTCGAATGGAAGGGAGCGACCTGGTCGTTTGCCAGCGCCGGGAACAAGGCGCTGTTCGAGGGCGACCCGGAGAAATACGCGCCCAGGTACGGGGGCTATTGCGCGTGGGCGGTGAGCCAGGGGTACACGGCGTCCATCGATCCGGATGCCTGGAGCATCGTGGACGGCAAGCTCTACCTCAATTTCAGTCTCGGGGTGCGGGAACAGTGGTCCGGGGATATACCCGGCAACATCGCCAAGGGCGACGTCAACTGGCCCAAGCTGCTCGCCGGCAAATAAACCGACGAGCCGGCTTCACGGCCAGAGGCCATCCGTTCGCAACGCATCGAGGAACCGCTTCACGGGCCACACGTCGATGCCGTCTTCGGTGCGGAAGGCGCGGGCGCCGTCGTGGACGAGAATGCGTCGGGCCAGGTTCGGCAGACCGGCGATGGCGCGCAAGCCCTTGAGCAGGGCGGTGTGGTACCGCTTGGCCGCCTTGGTCTCGATGGCGAGGCATTCGGCATCCCGGTGGAGCAGGAAGTCGACCTCGGTGCTGGATTCCGTGGGTGCCCAGTAGTGGATGC
This genomic window from Deltaproteobacteria bacterium contains:
- a CDS encoding response regulator transcription factor, producing MAPIKVVLADDHTLFREGLKRLLARQRDLLVTGEAERAEEVGPAVVTGQADVLLLDLRMPGGEAVQTLLRLRQELPETGCLILTAYEDPDSIVDTAKAGARGYMLKDAAPEALFQAIRTIHEGGLWIDEKLPRAAEFAAIAAAQYNAEPPPDEMPGLKSLSRRELEVLTLLADGCSNDEIANRTFISERTVRAHVTSIFAKLRVDNRVKAALAFLRDPPTPPVSLSPRRPGGPPRGR
- a CDS encoding YHS domain-containing protein; its protein translation is MVAALFVTALLATAGTALALDPVFATYLGGAIRGYDPVAYHTEGKPVAGKRAHRVEWKGATWSFASAGNKALFEGDPEKYAPRYGGYCAWAVSQGYTASIDPDAWSIVDGKLYLNFSLGVREQWSGDIPGNIAKGDVNWPKLLAGK
- a CDS encoding MFS transporter; translated protein: MPTPRRTILAWCLYDFANSAFTTLVVTFIYAAFFTKVIAPDEVTGTWLWSRSVSITAVAVALLSPFLGVLADRGGYRKRFLGFFTLVAVLGTTLLYTATPGEVVKALFWFTVANIAFEMGGVFYNAFLPDIAAPDRIGRVSGYGWALGYVGGLSALGMALVGFVDADTPWFGFSKEGYQHLRATNLLVAGWFAVFSLPLFLWVRERPARPGASGAPLADSARQLVRTLREIRRYPDIFRLLLARLFYADGLNTIFAFGGIYAAGTFGFTFEELLFFGIVLNVAAGAGAFGLGFVDDWLGGKRTIQISLLGFIAATVTALLTGRRALFWAAGLLIGLCGGPNQAASRSLMGRFVPEDKRNEFYGLFAFSGKATAFMGPFLLGELTRLFGSQRAGMAVVLVFFVIGLAVVRRVDEERGKRAAWGGPAGTLGRP